The Methanolobus sp. WCC4 genome includes the window TGAAGACCCCGTGGAGCTTTACTGCAGCCTGTCGTTGGGTTGTGATTTTGGATGTACAGTGTAGGTAGGAGACGTCGAAGTCGGTGCGCCAGCATCGATGGAGTCGCCATTGGGACACTACCCTTCTGAAATTACGGCCCTTACTCTGAGAAGAGGACCCCGATAGGTGGGCAGTTTGCCTGGGGCGGGACGCCCTTGAAAAGATATCAAGGGCGCACAAAGGTTGACTCAAGTGGGTCGGAAACCCACTGAAGAGTGTAAGAGCATAAGTCAGCCTGACGTTATTCAGCACAGTAGTGGATGACGAGACGAAAGTCGGTTCTAGCGAACTTTTGAGCTCGCTTGGTGCGAGCCAAAAATGACAGAAAAGTTACCCCGGGGATAATTGAGTTGTTGCCGGCAAGAGCACATATCGACCCGGCAGCTTGCTACTTCGATGTCGGTTCTTTCCATCCTGGCCGTGCAGCAGCGGCCAAGGGTGAGGTTGTTCGCCTATTAAAGGAGATCGTGAGCTGGGTTTAGACCGTCGTGAGACAGGTCGGTTACTATCTACTAGAGGTGTCTGTGGTCTGAGGGTAAGCTACTTTTAGTACGAGAGGAACAGAGTAGCGGCGCCACTGGTGTATCAGTTGTCCGACAGGGCACTGCTGAGCAGCTACGCGCTAAGGAATAAGAGCTGAATGCATCTAAGCTCGAAATCTGACTTGAAAAGAGACCACTTTAAGGATCCCGGTATAAGACCGGTTTGATAGGGTCGGGATGTACGCACCAAGGCAACGAGGTGTTCAGTCCGCGGCTACTAAAAATCCGTGCCTGTCCGTCTTGCTTTGTCCAGGCGAAATCTGATATGTGCATGTTAATATACACGTTATCTAAGGTAATGTATAAATAGTATGAATCCGTTCATCAATCGCTCATTGCCAAGATGGCGGAGCGGCTACGCAATCGCCTGCAGAGCGATTCCATTCCGGTTCGAATCCGGATCTTGGCTTTACGTTTACCTTCATCATGAGAGAGTTTGGCGGCCATAGCGGCGGGGCAATTCCTGTACCCATCCCGAACACAGAAGATAAGTCCGCCTGCGTCCTATACTGTACTTAAGTACGAGAGTCTTTGGGAACTATAGAACGCTGCCAACTCACTCATACAACTTATCTCTTTTTACTGGCTTTTTATCACTTCAGAGCAACTGCTCTGTAGTTCTGGTTTTTTTATTCTTTCTCGGAGACTATGCTTTTTGTAACCATAATCAGGCGAATGGTTAGTTAATCCTGTGCTTGTGTTTAAATCTCAAAAAGTGAATATGGTACCGCGCAAAGCGCGGCACATATGCAGAACAAATATGAACTGACTTAATGTTGCCTTATTTCCCCTACTCCTCTATCTTCCGTCCCATAGCTTCATTCACATCCTTGATGAAATCTGCTTTTGTAACAATGAGGATCTCATCTTTTTCACGTATCTTTGGGTCTTTCTCTGCAAGGATAAACTCACTCTTGCGGTAAAGTCCGATGAAAGCACTTTCTTCAGGTAATGAAATTTCCGACAATTTTTTGTTGATGACATCTTCCGTAGCCATAATTCCCATAAAACGAACATTTGAACGCACCAGATTACTCAGTTCAATTGTATTTATTCCCCTGAGAACATCTGATATATAACTGGAAGATATGCTTGAGGGATTGATCATATAAGAGAAGCCAAGTTTGTTGGCAACATCCATGAACTGCCTATCATCGATCTTCAGGACTATCTTTTCTACCTTTGCATCCCTGGCGATCAGACCGATCAGGATATTGTTCTGATCATTGGTTGTGCAGGCAACAACAGCATTTGCATTGGCAAGATCGGCTTTCTCAAGTATGTCAGGTCTTGTACCCTCTGCATTGATCACGGTGCAATCCAGGGTCTCTGCAAGCTCTTTGGCAATTGCCTCATCCTTCTCTATCAGTATGACCTCTCTTCCCTGGGCTATCATATTCTTCGTAAGCTGGATACCCAGTGAACCTGCACCCACAACTATCACTCTCATACTTTCACCATCCTCCTATTGTTCCTCTTTCTTTTTATCCATGTTCCCGGCATAAGCAGCAGTATCAATGGAATTATCTCTATTCTGCCAAACAGCATATCTATTATCAATACCGCTTTCAGTAGAATGGGCATGGAAGCACCGGTCACTCCCGAGGAAAGTCCCACAGTGCTCAGGGCGCTCGATGATTCGAAGACTGCATTGCTTGTATCAACCCCATAAAGCATGAAAATGAATGATGAGATGACCAGTATCAGAGTATAGAGCAGCATGAATGTCACAAGATTGTATATCTCATCACTCTCTATGACATGGTCCTCTATCTTCATGGGGGTTATTGTTTCTCTGGGAAGGAACAATCTCAGCAGTACGTTATGTACCACTTTAAAAAGCAAAAGAACTCTGAACACTTTGATACCACCGGCAGTGGATCCCATACTTCCTCCTATCCACATCATGAATATCAAGACAGCTTTTGAAGCCTCGGACAGGATAGAAAGGTCGAATGTAGAATAGCCTGCTGTGGTGGATGCAGATATTATCTGGAAAAGGTTGTCCTTGATACTATTATATTCAAATTCCTCTCTTGATAATGTGAATGCGAATATGATCGCTCCCAATAACAGCATCCCCAGGAAATATCTCAGTTCCCTGTTAACAAAGAACTTCTCCGGTTTCTTCAAAAGATACGGATAGAGCACAAAGCTCACCGCACCAAGGAGGCATGATATACTGATAGCAGCAGGTATGAGATTGCCCTGATATGCTCCTATGCTATCACCCTGTGTTGAGAATCCCCCTGTTGATACACAACAGAATGCATGGCATATGGAATCAAAGAGTGACATCCCACTTATTAATAACAGTACTATAGATACCAGAGTTATGATAATGTACACCTTGCCGAGTGTACGTGTTGTCGATATCACAGTTGGTTTGATCTTCATGTCGCCGTAGTTGGCTTTGTATATCCTGAAAGCTGTAGTTCCCGGCCTTATCAGAACAGAAAGCACAACAAGGATTATCCCAATTCCTCCCACCCACTGCCCCCATGAACGGGCAAACAGGAAAACTGGTCCTGCGTCAGGAGGTGCAACGCTGAGTCCGGTAGTGGTCACAGCAGAAACACTTTCAAAATAAGCATCAAAGAATGGCATACCTGTTGACAGGGACATGGGTATAGCGCTGAGAAAAGCGGAAAGCGGGAAAACCAGTGCCACTATAATGAGTGCTTCCTTTGTCTCAAGCTCGTACTCCGGTAAGGCTCTGTAGATAATGGACCCAACAATGAAAACTGAAACAGCAGTACCTCCGTAATACATGGCTGCCTCAGTGTTAGAAAGCAAAAGTGCTGCCATCATCGGCACGATAAGTACGAACGCAAATGCTATCAGGTAATATCCCATGTACCTGGAAACCGCCTTTATGTCAACAGGGGTATGCAGTTCGTACATAGGTAATAATGCTCCCTGAAACTTTATAAAATATATCATGTATGGGCTGTCTTCATCCTGCCTTTTAGTATCCAGTCTCCCTGAGAGGAAGCTTAAATATATCTTGACCTCATCTACAGGATCATGTCACAATTCGATATAATCCATAAGGATGCAGCAGGGCGCATCGGTAAACTGACAACTCCTCACGGGGTTGTGGAAACCCCTACTGTGATGCCTGTCATCAATCCTAACATTCAGACCATAAAACCTTCAGAGATGAGGGATTTCGGTGCTGAGATACTTATCACCAATTCATATATCATCTACCGCAAGGATGAGTTAAGGGAAAAGGCACTCAAGGACGGTCTGCATGCATTGCTTGATTTTGACGGTCCTCTTATGACCGATTCTGGTTCCTTCCAGCTTTCCGTCTACGGTGAAGTAGAGGTCACAAATGAACAGATCATCGATTTCCAGCAGAAGATCGGTACGGATATCGGTGTCCCTCTTGATATCCCCACACATCCTGATGTCTCCTATGAGAAAGCGAAGGAAGATATGGATATCACTATAGAGCGTCTCAAGGAAGCAAGAGGGCTTGTGAAGGATGGTATGCTCCTTGCAGGTCCTGTACAGGGTGCCACTTACAAAGACCTCCGTGAAGAGTGTGCCCGTGAGCTTTCAGACGTTGGCTTTGATGTCTATCCTTTCGGGGCTGTTGTGCCACTCATGGAATCATACCGCTATGCGGACCTTGTGGATGTTATTGCTTCAGCTAAAAAGGGTCTTGACCCTACAGCACCTGTGCACCTGTTCGGAGCCGGTCATCCAATGATGTTCGCTCTTGCCGTTGCGCTGGGTTGCGACCTGTTTGACTCAGCAGCCTATGCACTCTATGCAAAGGACAGACGCTACATAACCTCAAGGGGTACATATCATGTGGACCAGCTCAAATACCTGCCATGTTCCTGTCCTGTATGTATGGCACATACTGCAGAGGAGTTGAAAAAGGCACACAACTGTACCGAACTTCTTGCAAGACACAACCTCTATGTCACATTTGAAGAGGTGCGTGAGGTCAAACAGGCCATATGGGAAGGCAATCTTCTGGAGCTTGTAGAACAGCGCTGCCGTTCACACCCAAGGATGCTGGAAGCATTGAAGCAGATGTACACTTATTCCCCATGGCTGGAAGAGTGCGACCCTTCATCCAAGTCCACATTCTTCTACTGCGGACCGGAATCCGCAAAGAGGCCAGAGGTCCTGCGTTTTAACAAACAACTGGAAAGGCTTAGCATCGAAGGGTCTGTGCTTATCAGGGCATATCCAACGAAAATAGACAAAGAGTATGATAATGTCATGATGTTCAAGCCCCCATTCGGTTCTTATCCACAGGAACTTGCAGAGGTCTATCCTTTCAATGCAGAGGTTGTAAGGACACCTGACCACGAGTCACTTGAAACTGCATATCAGAACACCATCAAGCTTGTGGAATTGAACCCTGATGCAACCTATACTTTCCTGATGAATGACAGGTTCGAACACCCTCTTGTGGAAAAACTTGCAGAAATGGACAACTTCACAGTCGTTCCTCCAAAGAATGACTGATCATTTTCTTTCTTTTTTAAACCTTCATTTTCCCAATACTAAATTACATATAAGAGTCTAACAAATGTAACTTCATGGGAGTTATTTTAACTGACGATCTATTGGACAATATAGATGGATATAAGCTGGTCGATATAAGGTCGGTTGATGCTTATAATGGCTGGAAGGAGAACGGGGAGGCAAAAGGCGGTCACATCAAAGGTGCAAAGTCTCTGCCATACAAATGGTTACATTATATAGACTGGATAGAGATCGTCAGGAACAAAGGTATAGTGCCTGATGATTCCCTGGTCATCTATGGTTATGATCAGGAAAGGGCAGAAGAGGTTGCAAGGCAGTTTGAAAGGGCCGGTTATCCAGATGTTGCCGTTCTTGACTCATTTTCCGAATGGGTTGAAAAGGACCTGCCAATGGAACATCTTGAAAGATACAGGCAGCTTGTTTCGGCAGACTGGCTTAACCAGTTGATCAGCACAGGGAATGCTCCTGAATACGACAATGACAGGTTCGTGGTGTGCCATGGTCACTACAGGAATCCTTCTGATTATGAAGAGGGACATATCCCCGGGGCGATATCAATTGATACGAATTCTCTTGAATCCACTGAGACGTGGAATCGTCGCTCGCCTGAAGAGATAAAAGAGACTCTGGAAAATGCAGGTATAAGTTCTGATACCACAGTGGTCCTTTATGGAAGATTCTCATTCCCTAACAATGATGACCCCTTCCCCGGGAGCAGCGCAGGTCATCTTGGATCTATAAGGGCTGCATTCATAATGCTCTATGCCGGGGTAAAGGATGTTCGCATACTTAACGGCGGACTTCAGTCATGGCTTGACTCCGGATATGCTATAACAAAAGAACCGGTCAGCAAGGACAGAGTATCTTTCGGAGTTGATATCCCTCAGAAACCTGAGATAGCTGTTGATCTGGAGGAGGCAAAGGATATCCTTGCATCGCCTGACAAGAACCTGGTATGTGTCAGAAGCTGGAGAGAATACATAGGGGAAGTTAGTGGTTACAACTACATTGAGAAGAAGGGTAGGATCCCTGGTGCAGTGTTCGATGATTGTGGTTCGGATGCCTACCACATGGAGAACTACAGGAACCTTGACCATACCATGCGTGAATATCACGAGGTTGCAGAAAGCTGGGAAAAGATAGGTATAACCTCTGATAAGCGCAATGCTTTCTACTGTGGGACCGGCTGGAGGGGCAGCGAGGCTTTCTTCAATGCGTGGCTCATGGGTTGGGATAAGGCAGCCGTCTATGATGGTGGATGGTTCGAATGGAGCAACAATGACCTTCCATTTGAGACCGGGGTGCCTGAGTAATGATAATTGAGGATTTCATGCCCCCGACAGGGGAAAGTTCAGTAAGGGACAGACTCCTGGCCGGTCTGAGGTCATACCCCAAAATGATCCCATCAATGTTCTTCTATGATCACAGGGGTTCGGAACTGTTCGAGCATATCACGGGACTGGAGGAATACTATCCTCCTAAGATCGAGATACCACTTCTTGCTTCAACTGCCAGAAAGTTGAGACATGAATTAAAGGACTGCGATATTGTAGAGCTTGGAAGTGGTGACTGCTCGAAGATATCCGTTTTCCTTGATGAAGTGCCGGAAGATATCCGTGCTACCATGGCCTACTATCCGGTTGACGTCTGTAAGGAGGCAATTGAGAAATCGGCGTGTAATCTCCATGTAAAGTACCCTGAGATGGAGATACATGGCATAACTGCTGATTTCCTGGAACATATGGAGAAGATCCCGGGTGACCGAAAAAGGTTCTTCTGTTTCTTCGGGAGTACAATAGGGAATCTCAGTGAGGCAAAGGCGATGGAGTTCATGGGCAATCTGGGTGAGGTCATGAACGACGAAGACAGGCTCATACTTGGCATGGATATGGTGAAGGACATCGATGTCATCGAAAGGGCCTATAACGACAGTCAGGGTGTGACCGCTGAATTCAACAAGAACATACTGAACGTCACAAACGATAACCTTGGAACCAACTTCGACCCGGACGATTTTGAGCATGTGGCCTTTTTCAACAGGGAATATTCAAGGATCGAGATGCACCTGAGGGCAAAGAGGGATATGGAAATAACGGTTCCGGGGCTGAATGAAAAGATGATCATTGTGAAAGATGAGATGATACATACAGAGAACTCACACAAATATACTGCCAAAGATATCGAAAAACTGGCAGACGCAGCGGGACTTGATGTGGAGGAGGTCTTTACCGATGACAGGAAATGGTTCTCTCTTGTTGAGATGGTGAAAAGATGATAGATGCTGCAAAGGATTTCCCCATACTTGAAAAAGAGGTCTATGGCAGAAGACTTGTCTATCTCGATAGTGCAGCAACGACCCAGAAACCGGAATGTGTGATCGATACGATTGCCGGGTTCTACAGGTCGGATTACAGTAATATCCATCGTGGCGTTCACTACCTGAGCGAGGTCTCAAGTGAGAGATATGAGAAGGCAAGGGAGAAGGTCAGTGAGTTCATAGGTGCCGGAAACCCTGCTGAAGTGACGTTCACTGCCGGTACGACAGATTCCATCAACCAGGTTGCACGCTCACTGGAACCATCTTTGAGAGGAAACGAGGTCATCGTGACAGGTGTGGAACACCATTCCAATATCGTATCCTGGCAGATGGCAGGAGCTATTTTGAAGGCAATTCCGATAGATGATGATTGTAATCTGCTGGCGGATTCTCTGGAGATAACTGACAGAACGAAATTGATAGCTATCAGCCATGCTTCCAATGTCCTTGGCTCTGTCAATGATATCAAAGATATCGTCAGTATTGCAAGGGACCATGATATTCCGGTTTTAGTGGATGCTGCCCAGTCGATACAGCATATGTCTCTTGATGTGAAGGACATTGGCTGTGATTTTCTTGCATTCTCCGGTCACAAGATGTATGCATCCACCGGTGTGGGTGTTCTTTATACAAGTGAACGTTTCAGTGACATGATGCCGGCAAGGGGAGGAGGCGGTATGGTGGATAAGGTGACCCTTGAGAAAACCACCTATCTGGACCCTCCCCTGAGATATGAGGCGGGGACGCCGGATATTGCAGGAGCGATAAGCATCGGTGCAGCGATTGATTATATGCAGAAGATAGGCATGGATAAGATAAAAGAGCATGAGCATGAGGTCTATTCCTATGCAAGGGACAGGCTGCTTGAAATGGATGATGTGACAGTCTATGGTAACACTGATGAGATGTGCGGTGCCATCTCTTTCAACCTGAAAGGTGTCCATCACTATGATGCAGGTCTGATCATGGATAAGATGGGAATAGCCGTCAGGACCGGACACCACTGCGCTCAGCCATTGATGAGAACACTTGGAGTTGAAGGTACGGTAAGGGCAAGCTTTGCACTATATAATACTAAGGAAGATGTCGACATGCTGGTCGAAGGCATAGAGAAGGTAAGGATGCTGCACTCATGAGCGATGCCATTCAGGATGAGATTATAAAGGAGTTCGAAGGACTGGAGTGGTTCGACAAGTACGAACTGCTGATATCCTCGGCCAGGGAGGTCGAGACCATGGCTGAAGAGTTCAGGACAGAGGAGAATACGATAAGCGGATGCCAGTCAAAGGTCTGGATAAGGAGTTATATCAATGGTAAGAGATTGCATTTCGAGTATGACAGTGATGCCATGATAACCAAAGGTATCGTTGCCTTAGTACTCAGGGTGCTGAACAACCGTTACCCTCAGGATATCCTTGATACGGACCTGTATTTCATTGATGAGATAGGTTTGAAGTCTAATCTTTCTCCAGCGAGGGCTGATGGTCTGATGTCGATCATCAGGAGGATTCGGGAGATCGCTGAGGAAGGAGTTAGTTAGGATTTTTTGGATTTTTACTGTGTGTAGGATCTAGTAATATTGACTATTGTCTATACATTGAGATGTTTGGACAATATACATTTATCTATGTGTGATCATCAAGTTTCAAACGATTTCTGTGTAGTTGTTCTTTTTAGATTCATAGTAATAAATGATTAGGTTATTTACAATACCTGCAAAAGTTAATATTTAATAGAGGTGTTAAATCTGTCAGGAGATGCCTTATGTTTGAAGTAAAAATACAACACATTGATGCTGAAAAGCGTGCAATTCCTGTTCTCAAAATACAGTTACACCTTAAAAATCCTGAGCTATACCCCATCGAGTTACTAGGCTATAAAATAAACCTACGTTTTGCAGGAGTTGTTGTAGGAAGTACTTCTAGTTATAGCTCTATAAGAATTGATAATCATGGCTCTCATTACTTCAATGAGGATATTCAAATAACTCCTTATATTTTTGAAATCATAGATCAATCTAGAAAAAATGGTGATGTCCACATAAGTGGTTCTCTTAACTGCCTTTATTTAAATTTATCAATAGATAAAGCCAATCAGACTCCGCAGGTATTTGATAGGCAATTTGATTCTTATAAATTATCCCAACTTGATTGGATTAATTTAGCAACGAAAATGGGGTATACTCGATACAAGATTTTTGAAATGATCTGGCCAGATATTCCTCAACTAGATGAGTTGAATAATATAATTAGAGGCCTAGATGAAGCTCAAACTCTGTTCTATGAAGGTAAAAATAATGAAGTGGTATCAAAGTGTAGATTAGTCTTGGAAGAGCTTATGCCAATTGTTACAGGAAAAAATTCCAGCAACAAGATTGAAATGAAAAAAGAAATGGCTGATATTGTTGACTATGGTTCATTCCATAAAGATGGTGAAAGTAGTAAAAGTGAAAAGATAGAAGATTTGAGACAAAAGATTTGGCGTTATCATCATATTGGTCCACACTGCGGATACCCTGTTACAAGAGCAGATGCAGAACTTTCAATCATGCTATGTCTTTCTATGGTCAGGTATTATTCTGTTCAGATAAACAAACTAAATGAAAGTACAGTGTAATCATATATATTTCGAGCCTATATGGTACTATAATAGTGAGGTTTAAGGACTTGTTTAAGCATTCAGACATTCCTTTTATTTCACTTTTCAAAATCAATTCGGTTTTTTCCGCTTTACCCTAATACTAATATACGATACTGGTGATTAGAACCTATAATCTACAGGTGATATACTTGGTTTCCACTTCAGGCTCTAAAACACGAAATCCCTATCTGGAAATGTTAAGGCCGGAGATAGCGGATATGGACTTTGCCCTTCCTGCAGCGAGTGCTTTGCTGGCAGCCTATCTTGCTACAGGCTCTTTCCCTATGCTTATTCCTTTCATAATTGCAGTGATCGGCGGTTATGCGGCTATCACAAGTTCCTATGTGTATAATGACTACTGTGATGTCGATATCGATGAGATAAATCTTCCCAACCGTCCACTGGTATCAAACAGACTCAAACGTTCTCAGGCTCTAAAGTATGCTCTTCTCCTTTTCATCATCGCCAGTGTGGCGGCATTGGTCCTGAATGTCGAGTCCTTTGTGGTGCTTCTCATAGCTGTGGGAACCATAAGTGTCTACTCAGCAGTGGCTAAAAGGGCCACGTTCCTGAGCTTTGTTCCGGTAGGTATCGCTTACGGTCTTGTTCCAATAGGCATCTGGCTTGCATTCGACTCAGCCGGGATCATAGGATATCCGGGGCTTTTCGGAACTGTCCCTTCCTATGGTGACATACTTCCTGTTCCTGCGATCTTCCTTGGCCTGATGATGTGTTTCACCGACTGGGGCTTTACACTCTCAGGTGTGGCAAGGGATGTTGAAGGTGACAGGGCAAGGGGTGCACCCACATTCCCTGTGACATTCGGTATTCCCGCAACAGCAAAGTTTGTGACCTTCATGTGGGTAGTAGGTGTTATCGCCTCTATTGCCATAGGTCTGACAGCGAAGATCGGTCCTGTCTATTTTGCAGGCGCATTGCTCGCAGGTGGCTGGATGCTCACACAATCATTTGATTTCATAAAGAACCCGACAGAGGGGCGCGGTGGAAGACTGTTCCTGCAGGGCTCCAGATACAGGGGCATAATGTTCGGTTCTCTCATACTTGACGTAATACTTTGCATACTCGTACCGGCATATTCCGGTATCCTGTGGTAACTTTGAGGTTCAACATGGACGCAGATATCATTGTAATAGGTGCTTCACCTGCAGGGGTGATGGCAGCAAGGAACGCATCAAGAAAAGGATGCAAGGTAATACTCCTCGATAAAAAGGAAGCTGCAGGTGTGCCAACCCACCCTGCCAACACATTCTTCAAAGGTATGTTCGACCGTACAGGTGAGGAAGTGGACCAGAGCTATGTCATCAAGAATCTCAAGGGTGCCTACATCATAGCACCGTCCGGCAAGAACGTCATCTTCGAGGGAGATGCCTACTTCCTTGACCGCAAGAAGTTCGACGAGTTCTACATCGAACAGGCAAAGGATGCCGGCGTGGATGTTCGCTTTGGTGTGGATGTTCTCAATGTTCTCAGGAAGGATTCCGGATTCATAGTGAGCACTTCAAAAGGCAAGGCAAAGTGTAAACTTGTCATAGTCTCCGACGGTATCAATTCAAAGATAAGTGCACTTCTGGGCATGAAACCAATAAAGTATCCACAGGATATTGCCTGGTCACTGGAAGCTGAGATAGAAGCAGAGGGTATCGGTGAACCTGACCTGTTTGAGTACTATGTAGGTAATCATGCACCCGGCTGGAAATCCACATATTCACCATGCGGTGGTAACAGGGCAACCCTTGGTATGTATGTCCGCAGACATGGCACGGATGTGTCCGACTTCTTCGATGCATGGCTTGAGAGGTTCAAGTCATTGAAAGGACTGGATGAGGTTAAGATCATCAGCAAGTCCGTTGGTGGCGACCCTATAGTTGCCATTCCCGGTGATATCGTGGCCGATGGTGTCATGATAGTGGGAGGTTCTGCAGCACAATCCGGTATAGGCTATGGTATGCATGCAGGACAGATGTGCGGTGACGTTGCAGCCGACGCGATAAAGAAAGGCGATACATCAAAGAGGTCCCTGTCAGAGTACAGGAGACTCTGGAACGATGCCTACAGGACAGAGTACTACCTTGGAAGGTTCGCCATGGAGACCATGAGGAAGATGACCGATAAGGAGATCGACGGTCTGATGGAGGTCTTCGAGGGTGAGGACCTTAAGGTACTTAGCGGAACTCCTTTCAATCAGGCATTGCAGGTATCGAAGATGATATTGAAGAACAATCCTTCTTCTATCCTCTCATATAGAGCTGTATTCAGATCAAAGTGAGCCATGAATAAGAAATATTATTTTTATAAGAACCCCTTTTTCAAAGTATATGCCCAGATCGAGAATGACAGGGTGAAGATGAAGACCTCGGGTATAGCATCTTCGGTCATGGGTTCTTTAGTCTCGGATATGATGGAGATATTCGAGGATACAAAACCATCAAAGGTGGAAAATGATAAACTGATCTATTCCACATGGATGCCCCCGATCCCAAGCAAGGCCTTCGACCGTCTTGTGTCAAGCCAGATGCGTGCCATGAGGGGTAAGTTCGTTCCAGAACAGATCACCATCTCCATTACAGAGGAATGTCCCAACAGGTGTCTTCACTGTGCACTGCCGGACACGAAGAATAAGGCAAAACTGGACCCTGATGCCGTGAAAAGTGTCATCGACCAGACACAGGACATGGGGACCACGCTCATCATCTTCGATGGAGGTGAGCCTCTTCTCTACGATGGTCTTGAGGACCTGATATCCTATGTAGACCAGTCAAAGGCGATACCGGGTCTTTTCACATCCGGTGTGGGTATGACCCCTGAGCGTGCTCAAAGCCTTAAACGGGCAGGCCTTTCAATGCTCAGCATAAGTCTTGACAGTGCAAATGCAGAAGGTCACGACTATATGCGTGGTCGTCCCGGGGTTTTCAAAGAGGCTACCAACGCTATAAAATACGGTATTGATGCAGGCCTCCTGGTTGGTATCTATGTTGTCCTTTCACCACGGAATGTCGATGAACTGGATGAGTTCTACGAGCTTGCAAAGGAGCTGGGTGTCCATGAGCTGTCTTTCTATGAGATCGTCCCTACAGGAAGATGGGAGGGTCATGAGAAAGAGGTCGTCTCACCTGAAGGTCTGAAGAAGTTCGATGATTTCGTGGAACGTACTTCCCATGCAGAAGGACCCAGGGTTTTCCCGATACCTCAGATAATCAGGAAGATGGGATGTTTTGCAGGGCGCAAATGGCTACATGTGACTCCTGAAGGTAATGTCCTCCCATGTGC containing:
- a CDS encoding UbiA family prenyltransferase; this translates as MVSTSGSKTRNPYLEMLRPEIADMDFALPAASALLAAYLATGSFPMLIPFIIAVIGGYAAITSSYVYNDYCDVDIDEINLPNRPLVSNRLKRSQALKYALLLFIIASVAALVLNVESFVVLLIAVGTISVYSAVAKRATFLSFVPVGIAYGLVPIGIWLAFDSAGIIGYPGLFGTVPSYGDILPVPAIFLGLMMCFTDWGFTLSGVARDVEGDRARGAPTFPVTFGIPATAKFVTFMWVVGVIASIAIGLTAKIGPVYFAGALLAGGWMLTQSFDFIKNPTEGRGGRLFLQGSRYRGIMFGSLILDVILCILVPAYSGILW
- a CDS encoding radical SAM protein — encoded protein: MNKKYYFYKNPFFKVYAQIENDRVKMKTSGIASSVMGSLVSDMMEIFEDTKPSKVENDKLIYSTWMPPIPSKAFDRLVSSQMRAMRGKFVPEQITISITEECPNRCLHCALPDTKNKAKLDPDAVKSVIDQTQDMGTTLIIFDGGEPLLYDGLEDLISYVDQSKAIPGLFTSGVGMTPERAQSLKRAGLSMLSISLDSANAEGHDYMRGRPGVFKEATNAIKYGIDAGLLVGIYVVLSPRNVDELDEFYELAKELGVHELSFYEIVPTGRWEGHEKEVVSPEGLKKFDDFVERTSHAEGPRVFPIPQIIRKMGCFAGRKWLHVTPEGNVLPCACMPKPYGNIHDERLADIWKKIYKDPVFNSGPCLMRDAEFRKVHLGLEK
- a CDS encoding SufE family protein, coding for MSDAIQDEIIKEFEGLEWFDKYELLISSAREVETMAEEFRTEENTISGCQSKVWIRSYINGKRLHFEYDSDAMITKGIVALVLRVLNNRYPQDILDTDLYFIDEIGLKSNLSPARADGLMSIIRRIREIAEEGVS
- a CDS encoding NAD(P)/FAD-dependent oxidoreductase, which gives rise to MDADIIVIGASPAGVMAARNASRKGCKVILLDKKEAAGVPTHPANTFFKGMFDRTGEEVDQSYVIKNLKGAYIIAPSGKNVIFEGDAYFLDRKKFDEFYIEQAKDAGVDVRFGVDVLNVLRKDSGFIVSTSKGKAKCKLVIVSDGINSKISALLGMKPIKYPQDIAWSLEAEIEAEGIGEPDLFEYYVGNHAPGWKSTYSPCGGNRATLGMYVRRHGTDVSDFFDAWLERFKSLKGLDEVKIISKSVGGDPIVAIPGDIVADGVMIVGGSAAQSGIGYGMHAGQMCGDVAADAIKKGDTSKRSLSEYRRLWNDAYRTEYYLGRFAMETMRKMTDKEIDGLMEVFEGEDLKVLSGTPFNQALQVSKMILKNNPSSILSYRAVFRSK